In Pochonia chlamydosporia 170 chromosome 3, whole genome shotgun sequence, the following are encoded in one genomic region:
- a CDS encoding transposase (similar to Metarhizium robertsii ARSEF 23 XP_007826761.1) translates to MDICRLLNALSPSPGRTTTATAAADANDPTDDDYTGATIPPLPPSPLFDTYDDLFAFLRNFHLSNGSAIVKASSSSRRDIGGIIQPSYIVFKCDRGPRRMSQSSGLRKPSSQKLDCPVKITAKATKSSTKKWTYTVVHGQHNHGQSLDPSAHIVYRRRTVAQQQKERELANENGIRAREMVSIVRKADSPGYHYFRTRDIYNDRQAIKRERLNGLTATQAFVKELESGGIRVRTLRDEDDRVCAVFWTYDWCRTMWKKFPEVLGLDNTYKTNRFRLHLFQATGVTDQKSLANFAFGLINGEKEHHFQWLCDRLDELRIDIGADTPEVIITDKEQALRTALMSTFPGAQQQLCVYHILANVRAKINARWKGTEGDDDDDISVKSDNNVNALSVDLNDKNTDQLQPELDLDVTARGSVQDEAEEGLANPSDDYSREGMFKAFRAVVYAVDHDTFKNSWKSFVETFGRQQRHILRYIQQEYMPWRKQWVKCYIDRYRNFGQRVNSPTETAHADVKSHLVTGTGDLLYLHQALVTMIDNKSRSYHQEAARQIQRQRDKYLKQAWLGKLNLQITYQAIDLIAKQYRFALAALPDQREPKPLRPCTGNFEHQYGLPCSHGIFDDSL, encoded by the coding sequence atggacatatgccgccttctcaacgcaCTAAGTCCCTCGCCAGGCCGGACCACTACGGCcaccgctgctgctgacGCCAATGacccaacagacgatgactACACTGGGGCTACGATCCCACCACtaccaccatcgccactctTTGACACGTACGATGACCTGTTTGCCTTCCTCCGCAACTTCCATCTTTCTAATGGCTCCGCAATAGTGAaagcctccagctcctcaaggcGAGATATCGGgggcatcatccagccaagctacATCGTCTTTAAGTGCGACCGCGGCCCACGACGGATGTCACAAAGCTCGGGACtcaggaagccgtcatcacagAAGCTTGATTGTCCCGTCAAAatcacggccaaggccaccaaaTCGTCTACCAAGAAGTGGACGTATACGGTAGTTCATGGCCAGCATAACCACGGACAGTCCCTTGATCCATCGGCGCACATTGTCTATCGCCGCCGCACGGttgctcagcaacaaaaggaGCGAGAGCTAGCCAACGAGAATGGCATTAGGGCCCGCGAGATGGTTAGCATTGTTAGAAAAGCCGACAGCCCAGGCTATCACTATTTTCGCACACGAGATATCTACAATGAtcgtcaagccatcaaacgcGAGCGACTTAACGGCCTTACAGCTACCCAagccttcgtcaaggagcttgagagcggGGGTATTAGAGTCAGAACCTTGcgcgacgaagatgaccgCGTCTGTGCCGTCTTTTGGACTTACGACTGGTGCCGCacaatgtggaagaagtttccGGAGGTGCTCGGTTTAGACAACACGTACAAGACCAACCGCTTTAGGTTACATCTATTTCAAGCCACCGGTGTAACGGATCAGAAGTCCCTGGCTAACTTCGCATTCGGCCTTATAAACGGCGAAAAGGAGCACCACTTCCAGTGGTTATGTGACCGACTTGACGAGCTTCGCATCGACATTGGGGCTGACACGCCAGAGGTTATAATCACCGACAAGGAACAGGCTCTCCGCACAGCCCTCATGAGCACCTTTCCAGGTGCCCAACAGCAGCTATGCGTATATCACATCTTGGCGAACGTCCGAGCTAAAATTAACGCTCGCTGGAAGGGCACcgagggcgacgatgatgacgatattAGTGTTAAGTCTGATAATAACGTAAACGCCCTTTCCGTTGACCTAAACGACAAGAATACcgaccagctccagccagagcTAGATCTTGATGTCACCGCTAGGGGCAGTGtgcaagacgaggcagaggaggggCTTGCGAACCCCTCTGATGACTACAGCCGTGAGGGGATGTTCAAAGCCTTCCGAGCTGTGGTCTATGCCGTTGATCACGATACGTTCAAGAACTCGTGGAAGTCCTTTGTCGAAACCTTCGGCAGGCAGCAACGACATATCCTGCGATATATCCAACAGGAATATATGCCGTGGCGCAAGCAGTGGGTGAAATGTTACATCGACCGCTATCGAAACTTTGGTCAAAGGGTCAATAGCCCTACGGAGACCGCACATGCAGACGTCAAGTCTCACCTTGTGACTGGCACGGGAGACCTCCTTTACCTCCACCAGGCTCTTGTCACGATGATTGATAACAAGTCCCGGTCCTATCATCAAGAGGCTGCGAGACAGATTCAGCGTCAGCGTGATAAGTACCTCAAGCaggcatggcttggcaagcttAACCTCCAGATCACATATCAGGCCATTGACCTTATTGCCAAGCAGTATCGctttgccctcgccgccctgcCTGATCAGCGCGAGCCCAAACCGCTACGCCCTTGCACGGGCAACTTTGAGCACCAATACGGCctgccatgcagccatggcatttTTGAtgacagtctttaa
- a CDS encoding transposase (similar to Metarhizium robertsii ARSEF 23 XP_007816601.1), whose amino-acid sequence MTRPVFRLLPGLHDSTGKDIPGVRWRKSDIYLRNDYRTSEYQPSQQLQHVDTLIPDPAKTIGEEPCTNRQNQDEQITQAITKLTAIPTALGLARQLAGADRHLASALSLSHGKERTWANERHRLQEEAGVSQLARGPDQIPLPPNVPSQVDVPSEQHDLSDASSGSQTDEIPNPPIPGNPAPSVDSLLTQVNHFAKAHGFGAVKANGMVRPGQRSRYIFQCDRYGTPRPGRGAGLRKRKSRKLGCLWKIIAEALPQNNFQWTLRHFPELQHHQHNHRRSADAAAHPVHRRLTSLVKATIQSTSRRVGIRARDIGGIVRDHFPDSVYVPRDIYNARARINRENLGCYSSTAALIRLFDEKGIPYIAEWDRDEPDRLVGLVWTFPYCLRMWKRFSEVISFDNTYNTNRFKLPLFQVTGQTCLGTVFNAAFGLIDNERLEGFQFLAKGVRALLSRDGIRTPDVVITDFDKQMKLALGGEFAEAQQQICIHHINSNVMLQSKRRWVYATRDRVASEEGGSGSDEHDADLNDRDWQAVQESERQEEPITRDNSPQSVTHDYNGVLMLWRLVVFAETEEDHEKAWECLCTQFSDQKAILAYLYIPPSRPPPGSNFGIRVTSGTEAGNNNVKSYLLNGMSHLYRLVEAIQGMLEDQEREFRQACAQDEVLTAREHLGRGSEYLGDIPHVVSQKGLSMMTREYRKALKGIPSPSNPWPDAITTCNDDCNVSIELGIPCHHTLYRKLVTAVPLTKWDIHSRWHLREPVTRDVYRRILDPKIATNLRGRPKNKPQPIPTSMAVGSSRQTASRRVSGTQPQSSRSQHRGQSCGGRSLGRRLEYGQADRGHSQACEDDGVNGNYLVPGRQFLQPKRGLQQPKLKVLEDMPFEVPGIALAITLCFRTSFTVSRITGFNRKSKGGPKFAFDDGCNTTSTHCYSCAPATHVTCSYDHAFAQSASMFTAQEYRRAMGLPLRYDRTSYAWCLDDEQMSRLCTTTTGKREWTKEEMMAYLDWTKAGNGHTTEQVVAETAGNETPRSKGRGERNAKEQDALYSAGREEQCIVVKL is encoded by the exons ATGACTCGACCAGTATTTCGTCTCCTGCCTGGGCTTCACGATTCAACCGGAAAGGACATCCCAGGTGTTCGGTGGCGGAAATCGGACATATATCTCCGAAACGACTATCGCACTTCGGAGTATCAACCAAGCCAGCAGTTACAGCACGTTGATACGTTGATACCAgacccagccaagaccaTAGGAGAGGAGCCGTGTACCAATCGACAGAACCAAGACGAGCAGATAACGCAGGCTATAACAAAGCTGACGGCCATTCCGACTGCGTTGGGGTTGGCTCGCCAGCTTGCAGGAGCCGATCGACACCTCGCCTCTGCTCTTTCCTTATCTCACGGAAAGGAGCGCACATGGGCTAATGAAAGGCATCGGCTGCAGGAAGAAGCGGGTGTATCACAACTAGCCAGGGGCCCTGATCAAATCCCTTTGCCACCAAACGTCCCTAGCCAGGTTGACGTACCGTCAGAACAGCATGACTTGTCCGATGCAAGTTCGGGATCCCAAACTGACGAAATACCAAACCCACCAATCCCCGGGAATCCAGCTCCGTCTGTTGACTCGCTTCTTACTCAAGTAAACCATTTTGCGAAAGCACATGGTTTTGGGGCCGTCAAGGCCAACGGCATGGTTCGACCGGGACAACGAAGTCGATACATTTTCCAATGTGATCGATATGGGACTCCACGGCCAGGAAGGGGCGCCGGTCTTCGGAAGCGAAAATCTCGAAAGCTGGGGTGCCTGTGGAAGATTATCGCTGAGGCCTTGCCACAGAACAACTTCCAATGGACTCTGCGGCACTTTCCAGAAttgcagcaccaccaacacaaccacaggCGTAGCGCTGATGCCGCCGCTCACCCTGTCCATAGGCGGTTAACTAGTCTGGTGAAGGCGACCATTCAGTCTACCAGTCGGCGGGTGGGCATTCGTGCACGAGACATTGGTGGCATCGTCCGAGATCACTTCCCAGATTCAGTTTATGTGCCGAGGGATATTTATAATGCTAGGGCTCGGATTAATAGAGAAAATTTGGGTTGTTACAGTTCTACGGCTGCACTAATCAGGTTGTTTGACGAGAAGGGGATACCTTACATTGCGGAGTGGGACAGAGATGAGCCGGACCGTCTGGTGGGGCTGGTATGGACGTTCCCTTACTGTCTCCGGATGTGGAAGCGGTTCTCTGAGGTCATTAGTTTCGACAACacatacaacaccaaccGTTTTAAGTTGCCCCTTTTCCAAGTTACGGGGCAAACCTGCTTGGGTACTGTCTTTAACGCCGCATTTGGGTTGATCGACAACGAGAGGCTTGAAGGGTTCCAGTTCCTTGCTAAGGGTGTACGTGCGCTGCTCAGCCGCGACGGCATCCGGACTCCCGATGTTGTTATcaccgactttgacaaacAGATGAAGCTGGCCCTTGGGGGTGAGTTTGCCGAAGCCCAACAGCAGATATGCATCCATCATATCAACTCAAATGTAATGCTGCAGTCCAAACGGAGGTGGGTGTATGCTACGAGGGATAGAGTCGCCAGCGAAGAGGGTGGTTCAGGTTCAGACGAGCACGATGCAGACCTCAACGACCGCGATTGGCAGGCAGTACAGGAATctgaaagacaagaagagccGATTACTCGAGACAACTCGCCGCAATCTGTAACCCACGATTACAACGGAGTGCTCATGCTGTGGAGActtgtggtgtttgctgagaCGGAAGAGGATCACGAGAAGGCCTGGGAATGCCTCTGCACACAATTCAGTGACCAGAAGGCGATTCTTGCGTATCTCTATA TACCCCCCTCCCGCCCCCCGCCCGGTAGCAACTTCGGCATTCGAGTGACCTCTGGCACGGAGGccggcaacaacaatgtcaagagcTATCTCCTGAATGGCATGAGCCATTTGTATCGGCTGGTCGAGGCAATCCAAGGCATGCTAGAAGACCAAGAGAGGGAGTTTCGTCAAGCTTGTGCCCAGGACGAGGTGCTGACGGCGCGAGAGCACCTAGGGCGTGGCTCGGAGTATCTTGGCGACATTCCTCATGTTGTGTCTCAGAAAGGACTTTCTATGATGACCCGGGAGTACCGCAAGGCACTCAAAGGCATCCCGAGCCCGTCTAATCCGTGGCCGGATGCCATTACAACGTGCAACGACGATTGCAATGTGTCTATTGAGCTCGGGATCCCTTGCCATCACACGCTCTATCGGAAGCTCGTGACTGCTGTGCCTCTGACTAAGTGGGATATACACTCGCGGTGGCATCTGCGAGAGCCTGTAACCCGCGACGTATACCGCCGCATATTGGACCCAAAGATTGCCACCAATCTTCGTGGACGGCCCAAAAACAAGCCCCAGCCTATCCCGACAAGTATGGCAGTTGGATCCAGTAGGCAAACTGCGAGCCGTCGAGTTTCTGGCACTCAGCCTCAGAGCAGTCGGTCACAGCACCGTGGCCAATCATGTGGAGGTCGAA GTCTGGGAAGACGACTGGAGTACGGGCAAGCGGACAGAGGACACAGCCAAGCGTGCGAAGACGACGGTGTCAATGGGAACTATCTAGTGCCGGGACGGCAATTCCTTCAGCCCAAACGAGGTCTGCAACAGCCGAAACTG AAAGTCCTCGAAGACATGCCTTTTGAGGTACCCGGAATTGCCCTCGCAATCACTCTTTGCTTCCGAACCAGCTTCACAGTCAGCCGCATTACTGGATTCAACCGTAAATCCAAAGGGGGACCCAAATTCGCATTCGATGACGGCTGTAACACTACCTCAACCCATTGCTACAGCTGCGCCCCAGCTACCCACGTCACCTGTTCTTACGACCACGCGTTCGCACAGTCCGCATCCATGTTCACCGCCCAG GAATACCGTAGGGCAATGGGACTCCCGTTACGGTATGACCGAACAAGTTAtgcgtggtgtttggacGACGAGCAGATGTCAAGGCTCTGTACAACTACAACGGGTAAGAGGGAATGGACTAAAGAAGAGATGATGGCTTAtctggactggaccaagGCGGGAAATGGCCACACCACGGAGCAGGTCGTTGCGGAGACTGCAGGCAATGAGACTCCGAGGAGCAAGGGAAGAGGCGAAAGAAATGCCAAGGAACAAGATGCCCTATACTCGGCGGGGAGGGAGGAACAGTGCATTGTAGTCAAGCTGTAG
- a CDS encoding transposase IS4 domain-containing protein, whose protein sequence is MYAGAKRPPSWPDEPNRPAKRSRTQQNDKPNEPPSSPLKPLDKTVTSKPFDAFKPEPFEPTIEKVESDCWTLLRKWIPIRLVEKWVRWTNEKRAAAEAPGARQASWTPTFVDEIYLVIAILIYMGLHTEKRIQDYWKVSPTWPRHVFTRLISRDRFLLLLRNLCLHDSFTSATTVWDKVDEWNLHMQGIAMLLWHPGSQISVDEAMIPFSGRSKVIVHMPSKPIPIGFKVWVMAQQGYFLQWVWHEKGNGPVGLPSQVFAGKPLANTQAVVAYLLSKLPPPPSSAHAFTRARDCNNWYNESSRRYW, encoded by the exons ATGTATGCAGGTGCAAAGCGCCCACCTTCTTGGCCCGACGAGCCTAACAGGCCTGCGAAGCGATCCCGTACGCAGCAAAACGACAAACCGAACGAACCCCCTTCGTCCCCACTGAAGCCACTTGATAAGACAGTTACATCGAAGCCATTTGACGCATTTAAGCCAGAGCCGTTTGAGCCAACAATAGAGAAGGTCGAATCTGACTGCTGGACCTTGTTACGGAAATGGATACCTATACGTCTAGTTGAAAAATGGGTCAGATGGACTAATGAAAAGAGGGCTGCAGCAGAGGCGCCTGGAGCGCGTCAGGCTTCTTGGACTCCGACTTTTGTGGACGAAATATATCTTGTGATAGCTATCTTGATTTATATGGGCCTTCATACTGAGAAACGAATCCAAGATTACTGGAAAGTAAGCCCTACATGGCCGAGGCATGTCTTTACAAGACTTATCTCTCGAGATCGGTTCCTTCTCCTGCTACGGAATCTCTGTTTACACGACTCATTTACTTCTGCAACCACAGTCTGGGACAAGGTGGATGAATGGAATCTACATATGCAAGGTATTGCAATGCTTCTTTGGCACCCAGGATCTCAAATATCTGTTGATGAAGCTATGATTCCATTCAGTGGTAGAAGCAAGGTGATCGTGCACATGCCATCAAAGCCAATTCCAATTGGTTTCAAGGTCTGGGTTATGGCACAACAAGGCTACTTTCTTCAATGGGTTTGGCATGAAAAGGGCAATGGGCCTGTTGGATTGCCTTCTCAAGTCTTCGCTGGAAAGCCTCTTGCAAATACACAGGCTGTGGTTGCATATCTATTATCCAAACTCCCACCCccaccatcttcagctcATG CTTTTACGAGAGCGCGGGATTGCAACAACTGGTACAACGAGAGTTCGAGGAGGTATTGGTGA
- a CDS encoding transposase (similar to Metarhizium robertsii ARSEF 23 XP_007817108.2): MLIRSVLNTIALQAVDKTLLMLAMAHPPGFPEPSETLPVDSADESISDSDECNEIDESEDWNGEPWEAVFPSDSPLLTTTYESLELLLDSLKEFCVQNRMGLITIRSQKNKAKTRTIKCELVCDKSRYYKPRESIAKIRNTNTTKLAANCPFKVIVQSLHANNYEWSMRVVSSLHRDHGPSQGLTEHYQWRKLTDEQMNLLKDLCLDKTISSRSVHKQLCQKWPQIAIRRTDIYNWRWKVNQAKRQGYGPANDFVRTLSESKRVWIWGLDWIHDEFRFRNAAWAYHKGGKMWQQFSSCLQIDATYKTNCYKMPLVTVVTVSSEKTSMPICYGLLNNEQVATYEWFLQQLSRFQQAGNIAPPKVIITDKDDQLRAAARQIFPNAQLQLCVFHINSNVVLSIKKWWKKTDGSETDSDSDNADTADIQEMERGNVNVKDMKDSKLGAVPKRVLKTRAGLYLLWRHMVFSRSEDEFNQAWRQLQETFEHQEHILSYLKSTYLPLKKEWACCYTRHYRNFGLITTAPAESNHHSLKTYNLSLRSDLPDVEEATASQTVDKRLLYKDKIQQANTTIRNQFSGREWLGQLPLSVTRWALDQLNEIHRLMESGQISKKPLLACTGSTKAQYGLPCAHMLLRLADQDKPLKREDLDPFWHIKRSREIDDPLLQVQRPPMGIPKGRPQNGEPFGNERAIPDHQLAPQGSTRSGVKRSARRNYSQFELGSTLDEEDAADLPDQQQPRRKRSKVSARVTTRDTRQQAKGHRGGNNPAKQHHSPDVEEDHKITKILLAKGQKKWKEKEKVGDSIVVATD; the protein is encoded by the coding sequence ATGTTAATTCGCAGTGTattgaatacaatagctttaCAAGCCGTCGATAAGACTCTTCTaatgctggctatggcgcaCCCTCCAGGCTTCCCCGAACCGTCTGAAACGCTACCTGTCGACTCAGCAGATGAATCTATTAGTGACTCCGATGAATGTAACGAGATCGATGAATCTGAGGATTGGAATGGTGAACCATGGGAGGCGGTCTTTCCATCGGACTCTCCTCTTCTAACAACAACTTATGAGTCTCTTgagttgctcctcgacagcctaAAGGAGTTTTGTGTTCAGAATCGGATGGGCCTCATCACGATACGAAGTCAAAAGAATAAGGCGAAGACTAGAACAATAAaatgtgagcttgtctgtgataAGAGTCGGTATTATAAGCCCAGAGAGTCAATCGCCAAAATACGGAACACGAATACAAcgaagttggccgccaactGCCCGTTCAAAGTTATCGTTCAGtccctccatgccaacaactacgaaTGGTCCATGAGAGTTGTCAGCTCCCTTCATCGAGACCACGGGCCATCACAAGGCCTCACCGAGCACTACCAATGGAGAAAGTTAACAGACGAACAAATGAACCTCCTGAAagatctttgtcttgacaagacgatctCTTCTCGATCCGTTCATAAGCAActgtgccaaaagtggcCTCAGATTGCTATTCGCAGGACAGATATATataactggcgatggaaagtcaaccaagccaaacgtcAAGGCTACGGCCCCGCCAATGACTTTGTACGGACGCTCTCTGAGTCGAAGAGAGTCTGGATATGGGGCTTAGACTGGATTCATGATGAGTTCCGTTTTCGAAATGCCGCTTGGGCTTATCATAAAGGGGGAAAGATGTGGCAacaattctcgtcatgtctccagaTTGACGCTACATATAAGACCAACTGCTATAAAATGCCTTTGGTTACTGTCGTAACTGTATCGTCGGAGAAGACGTCCATGCCAATTTGTTATGGCCTTCTTAATAACGAACAAGTTGCTACTTATGAgtggttcctccaacagctgtcgagattccaacaagcagGCAACATCGCGCCGCCAAAAGTTATTATCACGGATAAGGACGACCAGCtgcgtgctgcagcacggcaaatatttcctaatgcgcaacttcagctatgtgtcttccatatcaacagcaatgtggTCTTATCTATtaagaagtggtggaagaaaaccgATGGCTCTGAGACAGATAGCGATagtgacaatgcagatacTGCTGACATTCAAGAGATGGAACGTGGGAATGTCAATGTTAAAGATATGAaggattccaaacttggcgctGTTCCCAAACGAGTATTAAAAACTCGAGCTGGTCTGTACCTCCTCTGGAGACATATGGTATTTAGCAGATcggaggacgagttcaatcaagcatggcggcaacttcaagagacCTTTGAACACCAGGAGCACATTCTGAGTTATCTCAAGAGCACATATTTacctttgaagaaagaatgggcatGCTGCTATACTCGCCATTATCGGAACTTCGGTTTGATTACGACAGCACCGGCCGAGTCAAACCATCATTCTCTGAAGACCTACAACCTATCCCTTCGGTCCGACCTCCctgatgtcgaagaggccACAGCTAGTCAGACAGTGGATAAACGTCTGCTatataaagacaaaatacaacaagcaaacaccaccattcggAACCAGTTCtcaggaagagagtggcttggccagctgccttTAAGTGTCACTCGTTGGGCACTAGACCAACTCAACGAGATCCACAGGCTTATGGAATCAGGccagatctccaagaagcctttACTAGCGTGTACAGGCTCTACTAAGGCTCAAtacggcttgccttgtgctcacaTGCTCCTCAGGTTAGCTGATCAAGATAAGCCACTGAAgagggaagacttggatccattttggcacatcaaacgatctcgagaaattgacgatcctcttcttcaggtACAGCGTCCTCCGATGGGAATACCCAAGGGACGACCacaaaatggcgaaccatttggcaacgaacgTGCGATTCccgatcatcaacttgcgcctCAAGGGTCAACACGAAGTGGCGTTAAGAGGTCAGCACGTCGGAActactctcaattcgagctaGGGTcaactcttgacgaggaagacgcagccgacctaccagaccaacaacagcctcggcgaaaACGGAGTAAAGTTTCTGCTAGAGTCACAACTCGAGatactcgtcaacaggcaaagggACACAGGGGCGGGAATAATCCAGctaaacagcatcattctccaGATGTAGAGGAGGACCATAAAATAACgaagattttgcttgcgaagggacagaaaaagtggaaggaaaaggaaaaggttggtgatagcATTGTAGTTGCAACGGATTAA
- a CDS encoding HAT dimerization (similar to Metarhizium robertsii ARSEF 23 XP_007826338.2), which translates to MEKVSFSLIFVNKSSSGCLGTLSETPIYYTALALHPAYRWKWFERNWADRPEWIDEAKTIVHDVWRFEYREATLPGDEPSAIEPVLKRQKNSDNPFQEYLKRNRYTSPEAGKDGLTPVEDEYLHWITYCESGDGSIDDPLAYWHEKRCKYPNLSRMALDYLTIPPMSAECERLFSAAGRMVNPLRHQLEAQIIGMCQVLRSWLRGGII; encoded by the coding sequence ATGGAAAAAGTCTCCTTCAGCCTTATCTTCGTCAACAAAAGCAGCTCTGGGTGCCTAGGGACGTTGAGCGAGACGCCCATATACTACACTGCCCTGGCGCTCCATCCAGCATACCGATGGAAATGGTTCGAACGCAACTGGGCTGACCGCCCTGAGTGGATTGACGAGGCGAAAACAATTGTTCACGATGTCTGGCGTTTTGAGTATCGGGAGGCCACTTTGCCTGGAGATGAGCCGTCAGCTATTGAACCGGTTCTTAAGCGGCAGAAGAATTCGGACAATCCGTTTCAGGAATATCTCAAACGAAACCGCTATACATCGCCAGAAGCAGGCAAGGATGGCCTCACGCCTGTTGAGGACGAATACCTCCATTGGATTACGTACTGCGAAAGTGGCGATGGCTCCATCGACGATCCTCTGGCTTACTGGCACGAGAAGCGCTGCAAGTATCCAAACTTGTCACGAATGGCGCTTGATTATCTCACCATACCGCCAATGTCTGCTGAGTGTGAGCGTCTTTTCTCCGCCGCAGGTCGAATGGTGAACCCCCTGCGCCACCAACTTGAAGCTCAGATTATCGGGATGTGCCAGGTATTGCGGTCATGGCTGAGGGGGGGTATTATTTGA